One genomic region from Yersinia canariae encodes:
- the trmA gene encoding tRNA (uridine(54)-C5)-methyltransferase TrmA, producing MTPDILPTDSYDHQLAEKSARLQAMMSPFQAPAPEIFRSPAQHYRMRAEFRVWHDEDDLYHIMFDQQTKQRIRVEQFPVANLLINRLMSALMTAIRAEPILRYKLFQIDYLSTLSGKLIASLLYHRQIDEEWQHKAQELRDQLREQGFDFQLIGRASKTKIMLDHDYIDEVLPVAGRDMIYRQVENSFTQPNAAVNIHMLEWAIDVTQHASGDLLELYCGNGNFSLALARNFDRVLATEIAKPSVAAAQYNIAANHIDNVQIIRMSAEEFTQAMQGVREFKRLKGIDLSGYNCETIFVDPPRSGLDDETVKLVQAYPRILYISCNPETLCANLEQLQHTHKISRLALFDQFPYTHHMECGVLLEKRN from the coding sequence ATGACGCCCGACATCCTGCCGACAGATAGCTACGACCACCAATTGGCGGAAAAATCTGCCCGTCTTCAGGCGATGATGTCGCCGTTTCAGGCCCCTGCTCCGGAAATATTCCGTTCTCCTGCACAACATTACCGCATGAGAGCCGAGTTCCGCGTTTGGCACGACGAAGACGACCTGTACCACATCATGTTTGACCAACAGACTAAGCAGCGAATTCGAGTCGAGCAATTCCCGGTGGCTAATCTGCTAATCAATCGCCTGATGAGTGCCCTGATGACCGCCATCAGAGCTGAGCCAATCTTGCGGTATAAACTGTTTCAGATTGATTACTTATCGACTCTTAGCGGTAAACTGATTGCGTCCTTGCTATATCACCGTCAAATAGATGAAGAATGGCAGCATAAAGCGCAAGAATTACGTGATCAGTTGCGCGAGCAAGGTTTTGATTTTCAACTGATTGGGCGGGCGTCAAAAACCAAAATCATGCTCGATCACGACTATATCGACGAAGTGTTGCCCGTCGCCGGGCGCGATATGATTTACCGCCAGGTTGAGAATAGCTTCACCCAACCTAATGCGGCGGTGAATATCCATATGTTGGAATGGGCGATTGATGTCACCCAACATGCCAGCGGCGATTTATTAGAGCTGTACTGCGGCAACGGTAATTTCTCACTGGCGCTGGCGCGCAATTTCGATCGGGTATTGGCAACTGAAATTGCCAAACCGTCAGTCGCCGCGGCGCAATACAACATCGCGGCCAATCATATTGATAATGTGCAAATTATCCGAATGTCTGCGGAGGAATTTACCCAGGCCATGCAAGGTGTGCGTGAGTTTAAGCGCCTGAAGGGCATTGATTTGAGTGGTTATAACTGCGAGACCATTTTTGTCGACCCGCCGCGCAGTGGGCTGGATGACGAAACCGTCAAGCTGGTGCAGGCCTACCCGCGCATCCTTTATATCTCCTGTAACCCAGAGACCTTGTGCGCCAACCTTGAACAGTTACAACACACACATAAAATCAGCCGGTTAGCGCTATTTGATCAGTTCCCTTACACCCATCATATGGAGTGTGGGGTTTTACTGGAAAAACGAAACTGA